The region ggtcaccgGTCATTGCTTTACCAATATCCTTTACCAGTATCCTTGAACATtagcctgcaaagcaggcgtattgtaacattcataaaagctaaccttaggcctaaacaaacgtttttaggcctaaggttagctttcatgaatgtttaggatacttcctgCAAAGAAGTAAAATAAATATACATACTTTTTTCATGGCAAATTGGAAATAACTGCTTTCGGGTATTCCTTTTATGATGtatttgaagtaaaaaattggaaataagCGGGAAATGAAATAGATTGAATAAGCTCACCATCTTGTAGAGGAAAGTTAGGTCTCCTAGATCTTCGATCACCACACAGTTATCCCTGAGATAACCAGTATAGTAATACCATCTATCACTGCAAGAGTCTTTGTGTGTAATACTCTGAATGGGCACCGGGAACGGGGCTTCTTTGGGGTTAAATTTTGCTCCTTTCTTTCGACGAGGATTTCTGATCGAtatgtccgccatcttggttttgaCGTAATGTGTCAATGTACATGCAGCATTCGTTATTGCCGGGTAAGTCAGCTGATCTTTTGCATATTCGTaagttcaaaatggcggcaaacaCAACGTATTTTAAAGATTTGAAACGATTTCAAAGACACATCATGGTGTGTTTTTGATCATTCATACTTCTTTTGGCCATGGCTACCGGGGATCTGAGAAACAATCTTCGTAAGCTGGTTTTCGAGTTAAAACAAATTCACTATCCACATTGTGAACTTGACCTACACAGTGTTGCTCAAGGCATCCCAAAAGCTTTTCTTCCTGTACTTCATCATGTTTTTCTTGACTACTCAATTTCACTTGCACAGCACTTCGCATCTAAAGAATACGACTTATATGGGAAGACAGATCTACGCTTTTTGGAAACTGTTTACAAGATTCTTCGAGATGAATTTGGATATAAGCCCCAAGTCACTAAGGAACAATTTCTCGCTATCGGGTTTGCTGAAAGAAAAATCATAACTGTGTGTGCAATTTTGAAACTTCTCAGAAGCAAACACAATGATCTTCGACCCCAGAATAGCAGATCCGAAAAGAAGAGAGGAAAACTACAGGTGATCTGTGAAGAAGATGGAAATAAGGAAAACGTAAAAGGTAAAAGCAACCAGTGTAAGCCTTATTACTTACCTGGGCCTCTCCCAGTTGGTACTGACATGAGAAGCTTTCAGAGTAATAAGAAAGCTATAGAAGCTGGACTTGGATTGAGGGAACCTCTGGTAACGCGTATGGTAGCTGACAAGGACTCCAACTTTGAGGGTAATGAGAAGCTTTCATCTGAAACAGAAGATCCATCTTGCGGAAAAAAAGACAGTGAGCAACTTAGACCATCGAGCCACGTTGCAAAAAAATCTACCCCACAGAATTTTGTTGCCAATAATGTTGAGAAACATTTTGTTATTAAAAATCCAGTTTTGAGAAATGCTGATTTGAGATCCATGCTGTTTACAAGAAAACACTCAGCTCACGTGGCAGATATGGAAGAATCAAATGCTCAGGGACAGTCACATGTAAAATCCGTGACTTGGGATGATGAGGCAAAATATCCTTATGATACTGAAACTGAAGGAAGAGAAGAGATAACAGATAGAGCTTCAATGTCTTGTGAACCAATTGGTCCAATGTCAATTTCTGTTCCAGCAAGTATCCATTCAATACCTGACTCAGCACCCCTCCCCTCTTATTATCCTGTAGATATGGGAACTAAAGTAGGGATGACCACAATTCCATGTCCAGTTTCCATGACAACAGCCCCCATGCCAAGTCCTGAATTGATGCTTACACCAGTTGTTAAAGGTAGTCAGAGTGAGACTCTACCTCTTTCAAGTTGTGAAAAGGAATCACAATTTCAACATGACACAGTTCCTACATGTATACCTATTAGTGGCCTGCCACAAACACAAGTTGTGAGGCATTTAAATTCAATTGAAGCTCAATGTGTTGCCCCTTCAAACATTGGTGTTCAGACTAAAGCTGAGGTGTTTGTCCTTAGACAACAAGTTCAGGAGCTGCAAGAAAAGCTTGACTCTGTGTTGTTGTCAAACAATGAAATGTCTGCAAGAGTTGTGCTTCTTGAGAGCAAAATGAAGTTACTTGAGGAAGCCTGTCAAAAGAAATGTTACTGTGATACTCAGAGTCTGTTGCTTGTACAAAGCAAAGACAAAACACCAAGACAAATTGATTGCACTGTTGTCACTGGTTTTAATGCCTGTGCTGACAAAGATACAGGTACCAGCAAGAGTATTACTCCAGTGTCCAATGGAGAAATCAGAGGCTTTAATGCTAACCTCAAGTCTGTTTCAAAACACAATTCTACCAAATGCAACAGGAATCTGTTTACAGAAACTGGACAGTCAATAACAAGAGGGGGTTCTGAAGATGATGAAGCAAGTCAAAATGACTTGACATTCATTTCAGAGAAATCTGATGAAGGATCTTCTTGCAGTGATTTGGGAAAGACACAGGGAATAGAGGAAGCAAAAACTGTTTCGCCAGAAGATAAAGATGACTGTATTGTCATCAGTCCCCTGCCTTCAATTTCCAAGCTTTCAGGAGTATTTAAAGACTCCTCAAGCACTGTACTTAATACTGTAGTCAATGTTCATAAAAGGCTGGAAGAAACTAGAGATCTGCTTGTAAAGTCCAACAGAAATTTTGCAGAGAAATTTAGTCATCATC is a window of Montipora foliosa isolate CH-2021 chromosome 5, ASM3666993v2, whole genome shotgun sequence DNA encoding:
- the LOC138003276 gene encoding uncharacterized protein, which produces MATGDLRNNLRKLVFELKQIHYPHCELDLHSVAQGIPKAFLPVLHHVFLDYSISLAQHFASKEYDLYGKTDLRFLETVYKILRDEFGYKPQVTKEQFLAIGFAERKIITVCAILKLLRSKHNDLRPQNSRSEKKRGKLQVICEEDGNKENVKGKSNQCKPYYLPGPLPVGTDMRSFQSNKKAIEAGLGLREPLVTRMVADKDSNFEGNEKLSSETEDPSCGKKDSEQLRPSSHVAKKSTPQNFVANNVEKHFVIKNPVLRNADLRSMLFTRKHSAHVADMEESNAQGQSHVKSVTWDDEAKYPYDTETEGREEITDRASMSCEPIGPMSISVPASIHSIPDSAPLPSYYPVDMGTKVGMTTIPCPVSMTTAPMPSPELMLTPVVKGSQSETLPLSSCEKESQFQHDTVPTCIPISGLPQTQVVRHLNSIEAQCVAPSNIGVQTKAEVFVLRQQVQELQEKLDSVLLSNNEMSARVVLLESKMKLLEEACQKKCYCDTQSLLLVQSKDKTPRQIDCTVVTGFNACADKDTGTSKSITPVSNGEIRGFNANLKSVSKHNSTKCNRNLFTETGQSITRGGSEDDEASQNDLTFISEKSDEGSSCSDLGKTQGIEEAKTVSPEDKDDCIVISPLPSISKLSGVFKDSSSTVLNTVVNVHKRLEETRDLLVKSNRNFAEKFSHHLSE